ATTTGATATATTCTTGCAACTTATTAGATAATTCATACATCAATGGATATTTATAAAAAACTGAGAAAGATAAGAGAGTACAGAGAATTCTCTCAAGAATATGTGGCATCGAGGCTTGGTATGACTCAGAATAGTTATAGTAAAGTGGAAAGAGGTATTGGTAAAATTACTGTGGATAGACTTGAAAAAATTTGCGAGGTTTTGCAAGTAGATTCTCAGGCTGTTTTGGTAGCTGATGAAAGAAGTTTGCTACAAATTATAAATGGGCGCAACGATCATAATGTGTATGTTTCTAGCGAAAATTCAGAAAAAATACGATCATCCCTATGTGATTTATACAAGCTTCGTATTCAGCACTTGAAAGAGGAAATTACCTTTTTAGAAAGTAGTTTAGAAAAAAGTGCTTCCACTTCTCAGACTAGGTAACCCCAAATTCTTTGTGCTTACTTTTAAGATAACCTGATACTTCTGAATGTGATTTTTCTTTCTCGAAGATGACGAACAAATGTGAATCAAGAAGGGTGTTTAGGCTAGTGGCAAGTTTGAACTGTTCTTTGTAGATAGAAGTCTTAGTTTGTAGATCATAATCTTTATTCTTTCGCATGTTCCTACGATAGTTGAGGTAAGTCGATAAATAGATAAATGGATAAAAGAATGGTAAAAGCAAAGTAGACGTTGGACGAGAGCGAGTAAAGACGATATCTACGATTTTAAATCCTGCCAAAGCAGCTAATGTTCTTAATTTCTGTATGCCGATCAGAAAAATATGGCCGAAATATATTTCGTTAGTGATGTGTTGCTGACTCATCCAAACGGAATCCATTTCATTAGGGGGCATAATTTTGTTGTACCTCTCACACTCAGAAAGAAAATAACTTAGTCGGGATCGGAGATTAGAGTAGTTAGGAGTGGTAATTATCATCCTTCCCCCAGTCTTCAGTACTCTACTAAATTCTCGCAGGGCATGGAACTGGTCAGTAAAATGCTCAATACCTTCTTGACAGATAATCCAGTCAGCAAAGCTATCACTTAGCTCAACTTTTTCATTAATATTCACTCGCTTACAGTTTAGTCCTTCAACATCAAAATACTCTGGAAACAAATCAAAAGGGTAGACTTGGGCACCAATAGATTGGGCAATACGGGAGGTTACGCCATTACCGGCCGGTAAATCCACTACAATTTTGTCCTTGAAGTCATTAGGGTGTTGCAGTAAATATTTCTTTACATAGTATTTGATACTCTTAGGGTTGTCTTCGTAGTTCATTGATCCAGGTGTGAATTATTCTTACTTTTTTTCTACTGAAATGCCAGCTAAATAGGTAGCTTCTTTGGCAAAGGATACCTCAATGTATTGGGCTATCTTTCTGATAGGCGTTCGACTTGGATAAGGCATTGGTCGCAACAATGTAACATTCACTTAAAACCATTTAGAACCTCATTTTAACTACCATTCCACACCTGAGCTACCTATCTAATTTCTGGGGACTATTATACCAGAAGGAGCTATGGGTTAGTGGCAAGTTTGAACCGTTCTTAATAAACAAACCTGTATCTAACATAGATCATCCTTTAATCCATAGAATATCCATCCCCCGTTCGGGATGAAGAAGATATTCATAAGAGGTATCAATCAATCGACCGCCTTTTCCGATAATTTTAGGGGTATAATTGCACTGATACAGGGTATCTAGAAAATCTGAAAAAGCTACACCACCTTTTTCCATATAGGAAGGGGAATATTCAGTATGTACAAAAGGAACATGCTGAAGTAGTTGCTGACTACCCTGTAATACAAAATACTCATACCCTTCCACATCAATCTTCACAAACTTTACCTGTGAATATTCAACTTTTTGCGCTTGTAGAAACGTATCCAAGGTAGTGGTAACTACTTCTATTTGCTGGCCATGATTGATAGGCAGTAACGAATGTCTTCCTCGGTTTTTTGAAGGATAGAGGTAAAGTGTCTCTATTCCTTCTTTGTTAGAAAGGGCTTCCGTTCGGCAAATAATCTGATTTGCATTATTTTGTTTTACATTCTTTACAAGAAGTTGATAATTAAGCGGATCAGGTTCAAAAGAGAAAATTTTGGTGTCTGCCGGTCCGTAACGGGAAAAAATCAATGAGAACCATCCAATATTTGCTCCAACATCAATAATTACATCATTTTTTCTGAAAGGAATATTCTGTAGAAAACATGCGGTATTATCAGGTTCACATATGCCAAATTTATAAATATGCCGACCTAAGACATCCTCGGTCTTGAACGTAATTGTAAGTTTATGCTCAGAAAGAGTTCGAGACATATACGGTACATGTAGTAACCATCTGGCTATAAAGTGGACAAAGCTGTTAATAAATGTTCTTATACTATTTATTTTCATTTCAATTTCCAATTAATAATTCTCCTGATAGCTTCCTCTACTGAAATATCCGATAAATCGGAAGCCTCTTTGGCAAAGGTTGCCTCAATGTATTCGGCTTTCTTTCCAATGGGACCCCAGCGTCCGGCGTGCATGGGGCGTTGGTCGGGATACAACCCCAAAGCATAAATACCACTGGTAGCAGCGATATGCAATGGTCCGGTACTACAAGCCACCAGCCCATCAGCGTGGCTAATAAAGTCAATAAATTCGGATAATGAAAAAGCCCCGGTGGTATCTTTTACGTGGGGTAGCGTAAAAAATTCAGGACACTCCGCCTTTATTTTCTCACCTTCTTGTGCGGTGCCTGTAATTAAAATCTGAAACTTCGCAGGGGACAATTGCTCAACCAACGCGAGATAATAGCGTAAGGGCCATTCTTTAGCACTTCCCTGTGATTTGGGGTGCAGAAGCAGGTTGAATTTGTCAGTAGCTAAATACTGACTAAAGTAGTCGCGCAGGTGCTGAGAAGGGTTCCATCTGTAGTAAGCCGACAATTGATCTAGAGAATAATCAACCTTTGGGGTGAGGGGGCGCAGTAGCTGTAGGTTTAACTGGGCTTCGTGCAGATCACTATTTTTCCGGCCAAGATTGACTAAGCGGTTGCAACTAAACCAATGAAAAACGCGGTGACTAGTACCAACTCGCTGGGGAATTTTTTGCTGCTTTGCCCATCGGCTAATAGCGGAGCGGGGCAACACATGAATAACTATATCGGCCGAAATTACCGGAGGGTTTTCTTCATTCCATTCGTAAAATTCATCCACAAAGGCGCAGCGTTCTATAATAGCCCGCGTATATGCTTTCCCTAAAAAGCTGACGTGGACTTCGGGAAATAGTGCTTTTAGAACCCCAGCCATGGGTAGGGTAAGTATCACATCCCCGATGCTATCAGTACGGCTCAGGAGTATTCTCATGCGGTGGATACGTTGTTCATCAGTTGGGTTAATCGGGCAAAGTGATCGGAGGCCTGGAACTGCTCTTTGGCTTTTTCGCGACCTGCTTGGGCTAAGCGCGTTCGCAAACTAGGGTCGTCAACTAGTTTTTGTAGACAGTCAGCTAGTTGTCGGCTATTTTCCCGCTCAAAGAGTAAACCATTTTCATCGTCGTCAATAATTTCAGGAATACCGCCGTAGTTAGTGCCCACTACTGCCACCTCGCCAAGCATAGCCTCAATCAGGGTTAGCCCAAATGTCTCGTTAAGGCTAGGCATGACAATAATATCCATTTGGGGCATGAGGCTGGTAGCGTTCGGGTGAAATCCCATAAAATGTATTTGAGATTCCAAACTATATTCCTGAATAGATTCTTTAAGTCGGGTAACGTAGGATTCGTCCATCGTATCTCCGTAGAAGTAGGTGCTGGGCGTAATACCCCGCTGCCTGAGGTGATGTAAGGCTTCAACGATAACGTGTTGTCCCTTCATGCGATCAATCCGGCTAAATACGCCAATTTGAGTTTGGGATGGTTTTGGGTCGTTCGTCGAGGGAGAAGATTGAGGCGGTGCTGATACGCCGTAGTACAAGCGTACTACCCGCCTGGGGTCAACGGCAATATTTTGCCTCAACTGTTGCTGAACCTGATTGGTAATAGCAATAAAAAGGTCAATAGAACTGTAGAGAAAACGGTGGTAAAGGTCTTTTTTGGTATGATGAAGCGTCATCTGTCGGGTATGCACAACCGAGAAAGAGTAGGAAGTTAGTCGCTTGCTCAGCGCTACTACCAATAAATCAGCTTTGTGGTGTACGTGCAGTATATCAATCTGCTGTTCCTTGATTATTGAAGCTAACGTAATAGCCCGGCCAATTACATTGTACCATCGCCCGGGGGGCAGGGTGGTATGCTGAATTCCATCTTGCTTCATTAGTGAGGCCAACCGGGTTTCGGGGGCTACCACCGCCAACGAAAGGTGACCAGATGAGGTAAAGTGTTGGCAGCAGCGGTGAAAATACAATTCTAGTCCGCCTAAACTGCTGGCTAGGCATAGCTCAAGGATGCGCATGATTTAGGTAAGTAGTGAGGATGCTTTTCGGCGTTTGCTGTAAATTTTACTGTACTTCAAAAAGTTAGAATAGCCGGATAAAACACATACCACAAACCCATAGTAACCGTCTAAAAATCCCAACTGGAAAAAGTATTTCTTTACAAAGGTAAATAGAGGGTTAAGAATTACATGAACCAAAATATTAACCCTACGGTCTTTCCGTATTGCCTCATCCGAAGCAATTTCGGAAAAGCGATTGGCAGTACGGGCGTGGTCTTCAACAGAAGGAAAAGAGTAGTGCAGCAAATCACCGTTTAGGTGGTGAGTGCTGCTACCTGCTATCATTTTCACCGAATCGTGGGGGTTCTCACCACCCCAACGCCCTTTCTGACGGTTCCAGAGCCGTAGTTTGGTATCTGGGTACCAACCGCAGTGTTTGATCCACTTTCCGCAGTAGCTGGTGAGACGGTTAAAGCGGTAGGCATCGTAATTACAGTGCTGTTTAACTTGCTGGATAGACCGGAACAACTCAGGAGTGAGGGCTTCATCAGCATCCAACGCCAAAATATATTCGTGTTCTGCTTGATCCAGAGCGTAATTTTTCTGCTGAATATGTCCTTCAAACGTATGTTCAATGAACCGTATCCCTAATCCCTGGCAAATCTCTTTGGTTTTATCGGTAGAATAAGAGTCAACCACGAGTACCTCATCCGCCAGCTCTTTCACTGAGTTAATGCAGCGTTCAATATTCTTTTCTTCGTTGTAGGTGATAATCGTTACCGATAGTTGCACAGCGGTCATAAATACGTATTACATTTGCAGTGGCAATTTACAAGGGGAAAAATGCCGAACAAATACTTAATTGCGCTATGAAGAGGGAGGATATTTCCCGGGTACTACTTATTCAGACTGCCTACATTGGTGATGTTATCTTGATGACCCCTCTGATAGAGAATCTGCGGAAGATAGTTCCAACTACTCAGATTGATGTGCTTATTAACCATGATACTGCTTCAGTATTAGCTGGGCATCCACATATTAATGAGTTATTGCTCTGGAACAAAAGAGAACGAAAAAAGCGTAACCTACTGAGGTTACTACAGAAAATTCGGGAGAATAACTATGATGCGGTACTCAACTGCCATCGATATTTTTCTACCAGGTTGCTTACTGCGTTGTCTGGAGCTAAGTGTAAAGTTGGGTTCAACCACGGCTCACTAGCTCGTTGGCTAGATATTCAAGTTTCCCACCAAATTCCGGGAGATCAGCATGAAGTAGACCGTAACTTGGGCTTATTAAGTGCACTCTTGCCTGATACAGAGAAATCTCAATTAGAACGCCAACCCAAACTGTACCTGTCAATCGGTGATCAGGAACAGGTGCTACCGTACCAAGCGGAGGCGTATCTCTGCATAGCCCCCACCTCCGTATGGTTTACTAAGCAATTTCCGGCTGAGAAGTGGATAGAACTTATTGATAATCTACCGTTTGAGGGAAAGATTTACCTGCTGGGGGCACCGACTGATTATGAATCTTGCGAAATCATCAGGCAGAAAAGTAAGCGTGACACTGTAGAAAACTTGGCCGGAAAGCTGTCGTTGCTCCAATCTGCGGCACTAATGGCGAAGGCAGTGCTTAATTATGTGAATGATTCGGCACCTTTGCACTTGGCTTCGGCTATGAATGCCCCGGTTTGTGCAATTTTCTGTTCTACTGTTCCTGAATTTGGGTTTACACCACTATCTGACTTTTCGGAGGTAGTAGATGTAAGTAGTTCATTGAGTTGCCGCCCGTGCGGAATACATGGTCACGGTGCTTGCCCCCAGAAGCATTTTCGGTGTGCGTATGATATTAGGGTACATCGACTTGTAGAAGTGTTCCAAAAAGCCCAAATCTCCCATTAAGGTTATTTATCTTGGGTTAGTTTCTGGA
This region of Tunicatimonas pelagia genomic DNA includes:
- a CDS encoding helix-turn-helix domain-containing protein is translated as MDIYKKLRKIREYREFSQEYVASRLGMTQNSYSKVERGIGKITVDRLEKICEVLQVDSQAVLVADERSLLQIINGRNDHNVYVSSENSEKIRSSLCDLYKLRIQHLKEEITFLESSLEKSASTSQTR
- a CDS encoding class I SAM-dependent methyltransferase; this encodes MNYEDNPKSIKYYVKKYLLQHPNDFKDKIVVDLPAGNGVTSRIAQSIGAQVYPFDLFPEYFDVEGLNCKRVNINEKVELSDSFADWIICQEGIEHFTDQFHALREFSRVLKTGGRMIITTPNYSNLRSRLSYFLSECERYNKIMPPNEMDSVWMSQQHITNEIYFGHIFLIGIQKLRTLAALAGFKIVDIVFTRSRPTSTLLLPFFYPFIYLSTYLNYRRNMRKNKDYDLQTKTSIYKEQFKLATSLNTLLDSHLFVIFEKEKSHSEVSGYLKSKHKEFGVT
- a CDS encoding FkbM family methyltransferase, which encodes MSRTLSEHKLTITFKTEDVLGRHIYKFGICEPDNTACFLQNIPFRKNDVIIDVGANIGWFSLIFSRYGPADTKIFSFEPDPLNYQLLVKNVKQNNANQIICRTEALSNKEGIETLYLYPSKNRGRHSLLPINHGQQIEVVTTTLDTFLQAQKVEYSQVKFVKIDVEGYEYFVLQGSQQLLQHVPFVHTEYSPSYMEKGGVAFSDFLDTLYQCNYTPKIIGKGGRLIDTSYEYLLHPERGMDILWIKG
- a CDS encoding glycosyltransferase family 9 protein, which translates into the protein MRILLSRTDSIGDVILTLPMAGVLKALFPEVHVSFLGKAYTRAIIERCAFVDEFYEWNEENPPVISADIVIHVLPRSAISRWAKQQKIPQRVGTSHRVFHWFSCNRLVNLGRKNSDLHEAQLNLQLLRPLTPKVDYSLDQLSAYYRWNPSQHLRDYFSQYLATDKFNLLLHPKSQGSAKEWPLRYYLALVEQLSPAKFQILITGTAQEGEKIKAECPEFFTLPHVKDTTGAFSLSEFIDFISHADGLVACSTGPLHIAATSGIYALGLYPDQRPMHAGRWGPIGKKAEYIEATFAKEASDLSDISVEEAIRRIINWKLK
- a CDS encoding glycosyltransferase family 4 protein; translation: MRILELCLASSLGGLELYFHRCCQHFTSSGHLSLAVVAPETRLASLMKQDGIQHTTLPPGRWYNVIGRAITLASIIKEQQIDILHVHHKADLLVVALSKRLTSYSFSVVHTRQMTLHHTKKDLYHRFLYSSIDLFIAITNQVQQQLRQNIAVDPRRVVRLYYGVSAPPQSSPSTNDPKPSQTQIGVFSRIDRMKGQHVIVEALHHLRQRGITPSTYFYGDTMDESYVTRLKESIQEYSLESQIHFMGFHPNATSLMPQMDIIVMPSLNETFGLTLIEAMLGEVAVVGTNYGGIPEIIDDDENGLLFERENSRQLADCLQKLVDDPSLRTRLAQAGREKAKEQFQASDHFARLTQLMNNVSTA
- a CDS encoding glycosyltransferase family 2 protein, producing the protein MTAVQLSVTIITYNEEKNIERCINSVKELADEVLVVDSYSTDKTKEICQGLGIRFIEHTFEGHIQQKNYALDQAEHEYILALDADEALTPELFRSIQQVKQHCNYDAYRFNRLTSYCGKWIKHCGWYPDTKLRLWNRQKGRWGGENPHDSVKMIAGSSTHHLNGDLLHYSFPSVEDHARTANRFSEIASDEAIRKDRRVNILVHVILNPLFTFVKKYFFQLGFLDGYYGFVVCVLSGYSNFLKYSKIYSKRRKASSLLT
- a CDS encoding glycosyltransferase family 9 protein, producing MKREDISRVLLIQTAYIGDVILMTPLIENLRKIVPTTQIDVLINHDTASVLAGHPHINELLLWNKRERKKRNLLRLLQKIRENNYDAVLNCHRYFSTRLLTALSGAKCKVGFNHGSLARWLDIQVSHQIPGDQHEVDRNLGLLSALLPDTEKSQLERQPKLYLSIGDQEQVLPYQAEAYLCIAPTSVWFTKQFPAEKWIELIDNLPFEGKIYLLGAPTDYESCEIIRQKSKRDTVENLAGKLSLLQSAALMAKAVLNYVNDSAPLHLASAMNAPVCAIFCSTVPEFGFTPLSDFSEVVDVSSSLSCRPCGIHGHGACPQKHFRCAYDIRVHRLVEVFQKAQISH